The nucleotide window GAGATTACTACATGACCATTTACATCAATAGGTTTGATCTGGTTACATTGTTGTAGTTATGCCTGGATTAGATGTAATTAATCTTGCATAGAATCAAATAGTATACCAGTAGTAGTTAATTTTTTACCATCTCTTCTACCCTTGATGGCctttggtggatagagttatcTGATACTCGTGGCTAGTGACACTTGTGGCTGGTGAAAGTTATCTGAATTCATTGAGTAGGATTTTGTCGTGTGAAAGATTTTCCAAACATATAGATGTTGAATCTCCTTAAATTcgtcatatatttatttctttatattttaatccATCACAAGACAAGTTAAGTATAGTCTACTGTATATGCTGGATGTGATTAAGAGTGGCACTAGAAACACACATAGCAGTTTAGAGGtggattcaaaatttgaagattctGGATAACCCTATCATGTTAACTTACCACCAGTTATGGATATTGAATTAGGGCACACAATGCCCCAGttcattttgttttgtgttaattcgattcaatttataaaaggacaaattacttaactacactcctttacttaccttaatatccatttatccctacttatttcaaaaatttcaaaaatcccttatttacctatgtatcccgcatgtatcccgtgcacaacgctatgtatcccgctatgtggaatgtatcaaacgctatgtatcccgtgcacaacgctatgtatcccgctatatggaatgtatcaaacctaatgtatccagtgcacaacgctatgtatcccacaaacatcatttttaagggatttttggtaaatagaaaactagaagggatagaatgttatttagtacttatagtatgtggttcctataatttatactttataaaATCTTTGCTTCATAAATAAATACACATCACTGATCACTGGACCAAAATAAGTTTGGCCCTATTCAATGTTATTCTCTCGATCCaaaattttttcttcaataaatgagaaaaatatattttttaataagcAATTACCCCTTTTGAATTTAAACATATTGTACTTAAATTATAGTAATAAGCAAATTTTCACCAACTGATATTTCTACAAGaaaaaacaacttaaatatCAACAACAAAGTTGCCCAAGTAAAgttctaccaaaaaaaaaaaacacaagtaAAGATTAGAGGGAtagaaagatttaaaaaaaaattaaactcacATAGAATAAATTTTTTGACGATCTTTTcccaaggaaaaaaaaaagagcaaaaaatataatatctagTCTAGATAAATATGGGTTGCTTTGGACATAgagaagaaattcaaaaatgatAGAAgtcaaagaaattgaaagaaagaaaatgatgcTATAGAAATATCTAGCCTAGGATCAGGATGTCACGTCACTCCCACCTTCCTACGTAAATTCGTCTTGGAAAAATCAATGAAAAGATTGGATCAATATAATGTCTCCATAGTCATATAAAAGTACTAGTAGGGACGCTCATACGTTAAATTCAAGTTAGGTTACTGAATTCTGCTTAGAGGGTTGACTTGATTTGACTGGAATATgtcaaaacaaattaaaagttgGTCCCAAGACTGGAAATTGAGGTTCCCTAAAAAGGGCGAAAATTCAAAGTCATCTCTGTACTGCTTTTAATGCTTGTttggtactccctccgtccctatttacttgtccatatttccttttttggttgtctctatttagttgtccattttgacaaatcaagaaaggataacaaattttttcctattatacccttatttacacttcttgaaaattgtaaaagtgtatgttgtttccctccaatttatttcactttaattcaaataagtggttgtaattttgaagtgaaaagttgtcataagggtaaaattgtaacttcactgtgctaatcattgttgccttaatctgtgtgccatttctaaagtggacaactaaaaagggacggagggagtagttagTAAAGTAACAAATTATTCATGTATCATTTCTATATAAGttattatatagtaatatttgaTAGTTAGTTAGAAAATAAGTTATTCATATAAAAAACTATTACAAtgttttgattttcaaaaaatgatttatacTTATAAAGAACATGTTTCGTAATAAAAATTTAACTCAAACCTGATTAtaaacaatttcaaaattttatatttacattACTTTTAACCGATTTTATGGACCAATGGAATTACATACTGAaattttttctctatataaatGACATAACATGTTTCAATAATTAAATTAGACATAGAAGAGAAATTAAAGAGAGAGATGGAGAGAATAGTATTGTCTCTTATAGTGGTTCTATTTGAAGTGGTTTGTTTTTCATTTGGGAATCCACTTTGCTCTTCTCATGATTCCCTTGCACTTTTACAGTTTAAGCATTCACTTAACGTGACCGACGGCGGCTGTGATAATAATGAAGATTGCCCTAAGACGGCATCTTGGAATAGTACTAGTATGGATTGTTGTAGGTGGGGTGGAGTTACCTGCAATAACTTCACTGGCCAAGTCATTGGTTTGGACCTCAGTTATAGCAGACTTGAAGGAGCTATACATCCTAATAGTAGCCTTTTCCAGCTTCGTCATCTTCAAACACTTGATCTTTCAGACAATCATTTAGAGGGTGAAATTCCTGATGTTTTTTCCAACTTGCAAATGCTTACACACTTTAGACTAGCCGACAACAATTTCACTGGTCCATTCCCGTCTTCTCTCATGAACTTGACAAAACTTCAAGTTTTAAGTTTGAGAAGCAATTCACTCAGTGGTCCACTTCCCGAGTTTAAGACTAATTCTCTACAAACACTTGATTTGTCTCGTAATCAATTCTCTGCCATACCTCAATCGCTTAGACATCTTTTCAACCTGACTCATGTCATTCTAGGACACAATAAGTTGAGCGGGGAGATTAGAGCAGAAATGTTTGCAAGCATGACAAACCTCACCATTCTTGATCTTTCTTCTAGTGGCTTATCATGGAGTAGCAATATCAACACCACTTTTCCCCTTCTTCGTTCTTTACGTTTAGGCTCTTGTCGTGTGAAAGATTTCCCAGATTTCATATTGAACTCTAACAAGTTATCGATTTTGGATCTCTCGGAGAATGAAATTCATGGGCAGTTCCCTAAATGGTTTGGGGGTTTGGGTGCATTGCAATTCCTTAATGTCTCTCACAACTTCCTTACAAGCTTAGAACATATACCTTTGGAGACAATGATGGTACTTGATCTTCAATCAAATTCACTCAGAGGACCTTTGCCATCTCCCTTTTGCCCATCAAATACACTTTCTGTCATAAATCTGTCTTACAATAATTTGAGTGCTGAAATTCCCAATTGCTTGCTTACTTTTTCCTGGCTCAGGGTCTTAGACTTACAAGCTAATAACTTCCATGGACCCATCCCAAACAAATTCCCAAAGAATAGTCTCCTAAGTCATATTAATTTGAGCAAAAATCAATTGGAAGGTCCCATCCCAACATCGCTACTCAACTGTACAGCCTTACAAGTCCTTGATTTGGGAAACAACAAAATTGGTGATACATTTCCCACCTGGCTGGAGATGTTGCAAGAGTTAGAGCTTCTTATACTGAAATCTAACAGATTTTATGACCCATCGTTGCTTTAAAACAGAATCGCCATTTCCAAATATGAAGATCTTTGACCTTTCCGACAATTCATTTACAGGCTCATTACTTCTAAAAGGTTTCAAAGCTATGATGAACATGGATGCACGCAAATCAGGATTGGAGTATCATGAGGAACCTTTAGATTTCGTAGTTTATGGAGATGAGGTTTCGTATAGTGGATTGTATGTGGAATCGGTGATATTGGTgatgaaaaatcaagagattaAATTCAACAAGATCTTGAAGATTTTCACAACAATTGATTTGTCAAGGAACAAGTTTGAAGGAGAAATCCCTAAGTTCATTGGGAATTTGAATTC belongs to Solanum stenotomum isolate F172 chromosome 1, ASM1918654v1, whole genome shotgun sequence and includes:
- the LOC125855526 gene encoding receptor-like protein 9DC3; the encoded protein is MERIVLSLIVVLFEVVCFSFGNPLCSSHDSLALLQFKHSLNVTDGGCDNNEDCPKTASWNSTSMDCCRWGGVTCNNFTGQVIGLDLSYSRLEGAIHPNSSLFQLRHLQTLDLSDNHLEGEIPDVFSNLQMLTHFRLADNNFTGPFPSSLMNLTKLQVLSLRSNSLSGPLPEFKTNSLQTLDLSRNQFSAIPQSLRHLFNLTHVILGHNKLSGEIRAEMFASMTNLTILDLSSSGLSWSSNINTTFPLLRSLRLGSCRVKDFPDFILNSNKLSILDLSENEIHGQFPKWFGGLGALQFLNVSHNFLTSLEHIPLETMMVLDLQSNSLRGPLPSPFCPSNTLSVINLSYNNLSAEIPNCLLTFSWLRVLDLQANNFHGPIPNKFPKNSLLSHINLSKNQLEGPIPTSLLNCTALQVLDLGNNKIRDTFPTWLEMLQELELLILKSNRFYGPIVAFKTESPFPNMKIFDLSDNSFTGSLPMVVQKGFKAMMNMDAHKSGLEYHEEPLDFVGYGGEVLYSGLYVESVILVMKNQEIKFNKILKIFTTIDLSRNKFEGEIPKFIGNLNSLLLLNLSHNNLTGHIPIEMRNMRTLEALDLSFNQLTGKIPVELASLTFLAVLNLSHNHLVGPIPQSNQFNTFPNDFYLGNSELCGFPLSNECGKHKSASVPVEQEEDEPSFLSEMTWQSVLIGYGCGLTFGFDIVYLIYLFEWPRWCIDSFETITREMIYIVLRGRKRRRRNFHRRRH